The following are encoded in a window of Cryobacterium sp. CG_9.6 genomic DNA:
- the rpsJ gene encoding 30S ribosomal protein S10: protein MAGQKIRIRLKSYDHEVIDISARKIVDTVTRAGATVVGPVPLPTEKNVVCVIRSPHKYKDSREHFEMRTHKRLIDIIDPTPKAVDSLMRLDLPADVNIEIKL from the coding sequence ATGGCGGGACAGAAGATCCGCATTCGACTTAAGTCGTATGACCACGAGGTCATCGACATTTCGGCGCGCAAGATCGTCGACACAGTGACCCGTGCGGGCGCTACGGTCGTCGGCCCGGTGCCGCTTCCGACCGAGAAGAACGTGGTGTGTGTTATCCGTTCTCCGCACAAGTACAAGGACAGCCGGGAGCACTTTGAAATGCGCACCCACAAGCGTCTGATCGACATCATTGACCCGACTCCGAAGGCCGTTGACTCGCTTATGCGCCTCGACCTTCCGGCCGACGTCAACATCGAGATCAAGCTCTAG
- the rplX gene encoding 50S ribosomal protein L24, translated as MARIKKGDLVQVITGRSQARGGDRGKQGKIISVDVEKNRVLVEGINFVTKHVRVGQTQRGTKTGGIETFEAPIHVSNVAIVDPETKKPTRVGFRTEEVTQNGVAKTVRIRYAKKSGKDL; from the coding sequence ATGGCCAGAATCAAAAAGGGCGACCTCGTCCAGGTCATCACCGGCCGTAGCCAGGCTCGCGGCGGAGACCGTGGCAAGCAGGGCAAGATCATCTCTGTTGACGTCGAGAAGAACCGTGTCCTCGTTGAGGGCATCAACTTCGTGACCAAGCACGTTCGCGTTGGCCAGACCCAGCGCGGCACCAAGACCGGCGGCATCGAGACGTTCGAGGCACCCATTCACGTGTCCAACGTTGCGATCGTTGACCCGGAGACCAAGAAGCCGACACGCGTTGGCTTCCGCACCGAAGAGGTAACGCAGAACGGCGTCGCTAAGACTGTCCGCATTCGTTACGCAAAGAAGTCGGGTAAGGACCTCTAA
- the rpsQ gene encoding 30S ribosomal protein S17 gives MAKTDDKVVAAETEALVRGYRKTLRGYVTSDKMNKTIIVVVEDRVKHPLYGKVIRRTSKLKAHDEANTAGIGDLVLISETRPLSASKRWRLVEILEKAK, from the coding sequence ATGGCGAAGACTGACGATAAGGTCGTCGCAGCCGAGACTGAAGCTCTCGTTCGCGGTTACCGCAAGACGCTGCGTGGCTACGTGACCAGCGACAAGATGAATAAAACCATCATTGTCGTGGTCGAAGACCGCGTGAAGCACCCGCTGTACGGCAAGGTCATCCGCCGTACGTCCAAGCTGAAGGCTCACGATGAGGCGAACACCGCCGGCATCGGTGACCTGGTCCTGATCAGTGAGACCCGTCCGCTGAGCGCCTCCAAGCGCTGGCGCCTGGTCGAGATTCTTGAGAAGGCCAAGTAA
- the tuf gene encoding elongation factor Tu, producing MAKAKFERTKPHVNIGTIGHVDHGKTTLTAAISKVLADKFPSKINVQRDFASIDSAPEERQRGITINISHVEYETDKRHYAHVDAPGHADYIKNMITGAAQMDGAILVVAATDGPMAQTREHVLLAKQVGVPTLLVALNKADMVDDEEIMELVELEVRELLSSQGFDGDNAPVVAVSALKALEGDEKWTENILTLMQAVDDFIPDPIRDKDKPFLMPIEDVFTITGRGTVVTGRAERGTLKINSEVEIVGIRATQKTTVTGVEMFHKQLDEAWAGENCGLLLRGTKREDVERGQVVVKPGSVTPHTDFEGTAYILSKNEGGRHNPFYANYRPQFYFRTTDVTGVITLPEGTEMVMPGDTTDMNVALIQPIAMEEGLGFAIREGGRTVGAGTVTKILK from the coding sequence GTGGCCAAGGCCAAGTTCGAGCGGACAAAGCCGCACGTAAACATCGGAACGATCGGTCACGTTGACCACGGAAAGACCACGCTGACTGCAGCGATCTCCAAGGTTCTTGCCGATAAGTTCCCGTCCAAGATCAACGTTCAGCGCGACTTCGCGTCGATTGACTCGGCTCCCGAGGAACGCCAGCGCGGCATCACGATCAACATCTCGCATGTTGAGTACGAGACCGACAAACGCCACTACGCGCACGTCGATGCTCCGGGCCACGCTGACTACATCAAGAACATGATCACCGGTGCTGCTCAGATGGACGGCGCAATCCTCGTGGTTGCCGCTACTGACGGCCCGATGGCTCAGACCCGTGAGCACGTTCTGCTCGCCAAGCAGGTTGGCGTCCCCACCCTGCTCGTCGCGCTGAACAAGGCCGACATGGTTGACGACGAAGAGATCATGGAGCTCGTTGAGCTCGAAGTTCGCGAGTTGCTTTCCAGCCAGGGCTTCGATGGCGACAACGCTCCCGTTGTTGCTGTGTCCGCACTCAAGGCGCTCGAGGGCGACGAGAAGTGGACCGAGAACATCCTCACGCTGATGCAGGCCGTTGATGACTTCATCCCCGACCCCATCCGCGACAAGGACAAGCCGTTCTTGATGCCGATCGAGGACGTCTTCACGATCACCGGCCGTGGAACCGTTGTTACGGGCCGCGCCGAGCGTGGAACGCTCAAGATCAACTCCGAGGTCGAGATCGTTGGCATCCGTGCCACGCAGAAGACCACGGTTACTGGTGTCGAGATGTTCCACAAGCAGCTCGACGAGGCTTGGGCCGGCGAGAACTGTGGACTTCTTCTTCGTGGCACGAAGCGCGAAGACGTTGAGCGCGGCCAGGTTGTCGTCAAGCCGGGTTCGGTTACGCCGCACACCGACTTCGAGGGCACCGCGTACATCCTCAGCAAGAACGAGGGTGGACGTCACAACCCGTTCTACGCGAACTACCGCCCGCAGTTCTACTTCCGCACCACCGACGTCACCGGCGTCATCACGTTGCCTGAGGGCACCGAGATGGTCATGCCTGGCGACACCACCGACATGAACGTCGCGCTGATTCAGCCGATCGCCATGGAAGAGGGCCTCGGCTTCGCTATCCGTGAAGGTGGCCGCACCGTCGGCGCCGGAACCGTGACGAAGATCCTCAAGTAA
- the rpmC gene encoding 50S ribosomal protein L29, which yields MAIGTKELAPVELDTFENERLFEELKKAKEELFNLRFQSATGQLESHGRLRAVKRDIARIYTVLRERELGIRATPVAVEAPAKAEKAEKKTKKAKAAVESTDDAAAETVDTKEA from the coding sequence ATGGCGATCGGCACCAAGGAGCTCGCCCCAGTCGAGCTCGATACTTTTGAAAATGAGCGACTGTTCGAAGAGCTGAAGAAGGCCAAGGAAGAGCTGTTCAACCTGCGCTTCCAGTCGGCCACCGGCCAGCTCGAAAGCCACGGCCGCCTGCGCGCCGTGAAGCGCGACATCGCTCGCATCTACACCGTTCTCCGCGAACGTGAGCTGGGCATTCGTGCCACTCCCGTTGCAGTCGAGGCTCCGGCCAAGGCTGAAAAGGCTGAGAAGAAGACCAAGAAGGCCAAGGCAGCAGTGGAGTCCACCGACGACGCCGCCGCCGAGACCGTCGACACGAAGGAGGCCTAG
- the rplE gene encoding 50S ribosomal protein L5, translating into MTDSAVATEAAAPAGKIQPRLKQKYTSEIRAQLSADLGFTNVHRIPTLTKIVVNMGVGEAARDGKVMDGAVSDLTKITGQKPQVTKARKSIAQFKLREGQPIGAHVTLRGDRMWEFLDRLLSLALPRIRDFRGLSDKQFDGAGNYTFGLTEQVMFHEIDQDRIDRVRGMDITVVTTAQNNDEGRALLKALGFPFKTAETK; encoded by the coding sequence ATGACTGACTCCGCAGTAGCAACAGAAGCTGCGGCTCCGGCTGGCAAAATCCAGCCGCGGCTCAAGCAGAAGTACACGAGCGAGATTCGCGCTCAGCTTTCCGCTGACCTTGGATTCACGAACGTTCACCGCATCCCCACGCTGACAAAGATTGTTGTCAACATGGGTGTCGGAGAAGCAGCTCGCGACGGCAAGGTGATGGATGGTGCGGTTTCTGACCTCACCAAGATCACCGGCCAGAAGCCGCAGGTCACCAAGGCTCGCAAGTCCATTGCGCAGTTCAAACTGCGTGAGGGCCAGCCCATTGGCGCGCACGTCACCCTTCGTGGCGACCGCATGTGGGAGTTCCTGGATCGCTTGCTGAGCCTCGCTCTTCCGCGTATCCGCGACTTCCGCGGCCTGTCGGACAAGCAGTTCGATGGCGCGGGAAACTACACGTTCGGTCTCACGGAGCAGGTTATGTTCCACGAGATCGACCAGGACCGTATCGACCGTGTTCGCGGAATGGACATCACTGTTGTGACGACCGCCCAGAACAACGACGAGGGTCGCGCGCTGCTCAAGGCGCTCGGCTTCCCGTTCAAGACGGCCGAAACCAAGTAG
- the rplD gene encoding 50S ribosomal protein L4 produces MTTALDILDAKGAKAGSAELPAELFDVAANIPLIHQVVVAQLAAARQGTSKVKRRGEVSGAGRKPFKQKGTGRARQGSIRAPQMTGGGIVHGPTPRSYDQRTPKKMIAAALKGALSDRARGGRLHIVESLFTGETPHTKTAQALLTQIASTKHVLVVLERTDEMTLRSIRNLPTVHILSWDQLNAYDVLVSDDIVFTKGAFDAFVASKTKKEEVSA; encoded by the coding sequence ATGACTACTGCACTCGACATCCTCGACGCCAAGGGCGCGAAGGCCGGCTCTGCTGAGCTGCCCGCCGAACTCTTTGACGTCGCGGCCAACATTCCGCTCATCCACCAGGTCGTTGTTGCGCAGCTCGCTGCCGCACGTCAGGGAACCTCCAAGGTCAAGCGCCGTGGAGAAGTTTCCGGTGCTGGTCGCAAGCCGTTCAAGCAGAAAGGAACCGGTCGCGCTCGTCAGGGCTCGATCCGTGCTCCTCAGATGACCGGTGGTGGCATCGTCCACGGACCGACGCCTCGCAGCTACGACCAGCGCACCCCGAAAAAGATGATCGCCGCAGCCCTCAAGGGTGCACTGTCCGACCGCGCACGTGGCGGCCGCCTGCACATCGTTGAGTCGCTCTTCACGGGCGAGACTCCCCACACCAAGACCGCTCAGGCCCTGCTCACGCAGATCGCCAGCACCAAGCACGTTCTTGTTGTTCTCGAGCGCACCGACGAGATGACGCTGCGAAGCATTCGCAACCTCCCGACGGTTCACATCCTCTCGTGGGACCAGCTCAACGCCTATGACGTTCTCGTCAGCGACGACATCGTCTTCACCAAGGGCGCCTTCGACGCGTTCGTGGCGAGCAAGACCAAGAAGGAAGAGGTGTCCGCATAA
- the rpsS gene encoding 30S ribosomal protein S19, translating to MPRSLKKGPFVDDHLLRKVVTANEAKSKNVIKTWSRRSMIIPDMLGHTIAVHDGRKHIPVFVTESMVGHKLGEFAPTRTFRGHVKDDKKGRRR from the coding sequence ATGCCACGCAGTCTTAAGAAAGGCCCATTCGTTGACGACCACCTGCTCCGCAAGGTTGTCACGGCGAACGAGGCCAAGAGCAAGAACGTAATCAAGACCTGGTCGCGCCGCTCGATGATTATCCCCGACATGCTCGGACACACCATCGCAGTGCACGACGGTCGCAAGCACATCCCGGTGTTCGTCACCGAGAGCATGGTTGGGCACAAACTCGGTGAGTTCGCCCCCACGCGCACCTTCCGTGGACACGTGAAGGACGACAAGAAGGGCCGTCGCCGCTAG
- the rplP gene encoding 50S ribosomal protein L16 has protein sequence MLIPRRVKHRKQHHPGRTGHATGGTTVSFGEYGIQAMTPAYVTNRQIESARIAMTRHIKRGGKVWINIYPDRPLTKKPAETRMGSGKGSVEWWVANVKPGRVLFELSGVTDAVAREALTRAIHKLPLKARIIKREEGDA, from the coding sequence ATGTTGATTCCACGTAGAGTCAAGCACCGCAAGCAGCACCACCCCGGCCGTACCGGCCACGCAACCGGTGGCACCACGGTGTCGTTCGGTGAGTACGGTATCCAGGCGATGACCCCCGCTTATGTGACCAACCGTCAGATCGAGTCCGCTCGTATCGCCATGACGCGTCACATCAAGCGTGGCGGAAAGGTGTGGATCAACATCTACCCTGACCGTCCGCTTACGAAGAAGCCGGCCGAAACCCGCATGGGTTCCGGTAAGGGTTCTGTCGAGTGGTGGGTTGCCAACGTCAAGCCGGGTCGCGTTCTTTTCGAGCTGAGCGGTGTCACTGACGCCGTTGCTCGCGAGGCACTGACCCGCGCTATTCACAAGCTGCCCCTCAAGGCACGCATCATCAAGCGCGAGGAGGGCGACGCATAA
- the rpsC gene encoding 30S ribosomal protein S3 — translation MGQKVNPYGFRLGITTDHVSRWFSDSTKPGQRYSDFVAEDVKIRSLLSTSLDRAGVSRIEIERTRDRVRVDIHTARPGIVIGRRGAEAERIRSDLEKLTAKQIQLNILEVKNPEQDAQLVAQGIAEQLSARVAFRRAMRKGLQGAQRAGAKGVRIQVSGRLGGAEMSRSEFYREGRVPLHTLRANIDYGFYEAKTTFGRIGVKVWIYKGDITNKELAREQANAKSSRPERRDDRPRRAPRAEAPAAAAAAPAAAGVEA, via the coding sequence ATGGGTCAGAAAGTAAATCCCTATGGCTTCCGTCTGGGAATCACCACCGACCACGTGTCGCGTTGGTTCTCCGACAGCACGAAGCCGGGCCAGCGTTACAGCGACTTCGTCGCTGAAGACGTCAAGATCCGCAGCCTGTTGAGCACCAGCCTCGACCGTGCCGGCGTTTCTCGCATTGAGATCGAGCGCACTCGCGATCGTGTCCGTGTTGACATTCACACCGCCCGTCCGGGCATCGTGATTGGTCGTCGCGGCGCCGAAGCCGAGCGCATCCGCTCTGACCTCGAAAAGCTCACCGCCAAGCAGATCCAGCTGAACATCCTCGAGGTCAAGAACCCCGAGCAGGATGCACAGCTTGTTGCTCAGGGCATTGCCGAGCAGCTCTCCGCTCGTGTGGCTTTCCGCCGCGCGATGCGTAAGGGCCTGCAGGGTGCCCAGCGCGCCGGAGCCAAGGGTGTTCGCATCCAGGTTTCCGGTCGTCTCGGTGGCGCTGAGATGAGCCGTTCGGAGTTCTACCGCGAAGGACGTGTGCCTCTGCACACGCTTCGCGCGAACATCGACTATGGCTTCTACGAGGCCAAGACCACCTTCGGCCGTATCGGCGTGAAGGTCTGGATCTACAAGGGCGACATCACCAACAAGGAACTCGCTCGCGAGCAGGCCAACGCTAAGTCGTCCCGCCCCGAGCGTCGTGACGACCGACCACGTCGTGCTCCTCGCGCTGAGGCGCCGGCGGCAGCGGCAGCGGCTCCGGCCGCAGCAGGAGTTGAGGCATAA
- the fusA gene encoding elongation factor G: MALDVLTDLSKVRNIGIMAHIDAGKTTTTERILFYTGVNHKIGETHDGASTMDWMAQEQERGITITSAATTCFWDNNQINIIDTPGHVDFTVEVERSLRVLDGAVAVFDGKEGVEPQSETVWRQADKYDVPRICFVNKMDKLGADFYFTVDTIIKRLGAKPLVIQLPIGEESSFEGVVDLVQMRALTWRGDSKGDVEMGSKYAIEEIPADLVEKAAEYRKLLLETVAETDDALMERYFAGEELTVAEIKGAIRKLTINSEIYPVLCGSAFKNRGVQPMLDAVIDYLPTPLDVPAIEAHDPRDEEKVIMRHPDAEEPFTALAFKVAVHPFFGRLTYVRVYSGRLDSGAQVINSTKGKKERIGKIFQMHANKENPVGFVTAGHIYAVIGLKDTTTGDTLCDPNQQVVLESMTFPDPVIEVAIEPKTKQDQEKLGLAIQKLAEEDPTFRTEQNQETGQTVIKGMGELHLDILVDRMKREFNVEANVGKPQVAYRETIRKAVERHDYTHKKQTGGSGQFAKIQIAIEPMEITAEKSYEFLNKVTGGRIPREYIPSVDAGIQDALRVGILAGYPMVGVRASLLDGAAHDVDSSEMAFKIAGSMGFKEAVRKANPVLLEPLMSVEVRTPEEYMGDVIGDLNSRRGQIQTMEDAQGVKVIRAHVPLSEMFGYIGDLRSKTSGRAVYSMTFESYAEVPKAVADEIINKNKGE, encoded by the coding sequence GTGGCACTTGACGTGCTCACCGACCTGAGTAAGGTCCGCAATATCGGCATCATGGCTCACATTGATGCTGGCAAGACCACCACGACTGAGCGCATCCTGTTCTACACGGGTGTCAACCACAAGATCGGTGAGACCCACGACGGCGCCTCCACGATGGACTGGATGGCACAGGAGCAGGAACGTGGCATCACGATCACCTCCGCTGCGACGACGTGTTTCTGGGACAACAACCAGATCAACATCATCGACACCCCGGGTCACGTTGACTTCACGGTTGAGGTGGAGCGTTCGCTCCGCGTCCTCGACGGTGCTGTTGCCGTATTCGACGGCAAGGAGGGCGTTGAGCCCCAGTCCGAAACCGTGTGGCGTCAGGCCGACAAGTACGACGTTCCCCGCATTTGCTTCGTCAACAAGATGGACAAGCTCGGCGCCGACTTCTACTTCACGGTTGACACCATCATCAAGCGCCTCGGCGCCAAGCCGCTGGTCATTCAGCTGCCGATCGGTGAAGAGTCAAGCTTCGAGGGTGTTGTCGACCTCGTTCAGATGCGTGCACTCACCTGGCGCGGAGACTCCAAGGGTGACGTGGAGATGGGCTCGAAGTACGCCATCGAAGAAATCCCCGCCGACCTCGTGGAGAAGGCTGCAGAGTACCGCAAGCTCCTCCTCGAGACCGTTGCCGAGACCGACGATGCCCTCATGGAGCGTTACTTCGCCGGTGAAGAGCTGACTGTCGCCGAGATCAAGGGCGCCATTCGCAAGCTCACCATCAACAGCGAGATCTACCCGGTTCTCTGTGGTTCTGCATTCAAGAACCGCGGCGTTCAGCCGATGCTCGATGCTGTTATCGACTACCTTCCGACCCCGCTCGACGTGCCTGCCATTGAGGCACACGACCCGCGCGACGAGGAAAAGGTCATCATGCGTCACCCGGATGCCGAGGAGCCCTTCACGGCCCTCGCATTCAAGGTTGCGGTGCACCCGTTCTTCGGTCGCCTCACCTACGTGCGCGTGTACTCCGGCCGCCTCGACAGCGGAGCTCAGGTCATCAACTCGACCAAGGGCAAGAAGGAGCGCATCGGCAAGATCTTCCAGATGCACGCCAACAAGGAGAACCCGGTCGGTTTCGTTACCGCCGGTCACATCTACGCGGTCATCGGCCTCAAGGACACCACCACCGGCGACACCCTGTGCGACCCGAACCAGCAGGTCGTACTCGAGTCGATGACGTTCCCTGACCCGGTTATCGAGGTTGCCATCGAGCCGAAGACCAAGCAGGACCAGGAAAAGCTGGGCCTTGCTATTCAGAAGCTTGCTGAAGAAGACCCCACCTTCCGTACCGAGCAGAACCAGGAAACTGGCCAGACGGTAATCAAGGGAATGGGTGAACTTCACCTCGACATCCTCGTCGACCGCATGAAGCGTGAGTTCAACGTGGAAGCAAACGTGGGTAAGCCCCAGGTTGCGTACCGCGAGACGATCCGTAAGGCCGTCGAGCGTCACGACTACACGCACAAGAAGCAGACCGGTGGATCCGGCCAGTTCGCGAAGATTCAGATCGCGATCGAGCCGATGGAAATCACTGCTGAGAAGTCGTACGAGTTCCTGAACAAGGTCACCGGTGGACGTATCCCGCGTGAGTACATCCCCTCCGTGGATGCCGGAATCCAGGACGCCCTGCGCGTGGGTATCCTTGCCGGTTACCCCATGGTCGGCGTTCGGGCGAGCCTGCTCGACGGTGCCGCACACGACGTTGACTCCTCGGAGATGGCGTTCAAGATTGCCGGCTCGATGGGCTTCAAAGAAGCCGTTCGTAAGGCAAACCCCGTTCTGCTCGAGCCGCTGATGAGCGTCGAAGTACGTACCCCTGAGGAATACATGGGTGACGTTATTGGAGACCTCAACTCGCGTCGTGGGCAGATTCAGACCATGGAGGACGCACAGGGCGTGAAGGTAATTCGCGCACACGTCCCCCTCTCCGAGATGTTCGGATACATCGGTGACCTGCGGTCGAAGACCTCAGGCCGTGCCGTGTACTCGATGACTTTCGAGAGCTATGCGGAGGTCCCGAAGGCTGTAGCCGACGAGATCATCAACAAGAACAAGGGCGAATAG
- the rplV gene encoding 50S ribosomal protein L22, translated as MVESIARVRHIRVTPQKARRVVNLIRGKQAHEALGILKFAPQGASDPVYKLVASAIANARVKADAANTYLDEQDLFISRAFVDEGTTLKRFQARAQGRAFEIKKRTSHITVVLTTPEEGTK; from the coding sequence ATGGTGGAGTCGATCGCACGCGTGCGTCACATCCGCGTTACCCCCCAGAAGGCTCGTCGCGTTGTCAACTTGATTCGCGGCAAGCAGGCGCACGAAGCGCTGGGCATTCTGAAGTTCGCACCCCAGGGTGCGTCCGATCCGGTATACAAGCTGGTGGCCTCGGCCATCGCCAACGCCCGGGTCAAGGCAGATGCTGCGAACACGTATCTGGACGAGCAGGACCTGTTCATCAGCCGGGCATTCGTTGACGAGGGTACGACCCTCAAGCGCTTCCAGGCTCGTGCACAGGGTCGCGCTTTCGAAATCAAGAAGCGCACCAGCCACATCACGGTTGTGCTCACCACTCCTGAGGAGGGTACGAAGTAA
- the rplC gene encoding 50S ribosomal protein L3 produces the protein MSYSDTKTTKGLLGKKLGMTQVWDENNKLVPVTVIEIAPNVVTQIRTKAVDGYNGVQIAAGAIDPRKVNKPLAGHFDKAGVTPRRHITELRTADAADYSLGQELTVDGVFAAGTKVDVMGTSKGKGFAGVMKRHNFKGVSSSHGSHRNHRKPGSIGASSTPSRVFKGMRMAGRMGGERVTVLNLKVYSVDADKGVMLVKGAVPGARGRLVFVRNAVKGA, from the coding sequence ATGTCTTACTCCGATACCAAGACCACCAAGGGTCTCCTCGGCAAGAAGCTCGGCATGACCCAGGTGTGGGACGAGAACAACAAGCTTGTTCCCGTGACCGTCATCGAGATCGCGCCGAACGTTGTCACGCAGATTCGCACCAAGGCCGTCGACGGCTACAACGGCGTTCAGATCGCCGCCGGTGCCATCGACCCGCGCAAGGTCAATAAGCCCCTTGCCGGTCACTTTGACAAGGCTGGCGTCACGCCTCGCCGTCACATCACCGAGCTCCGCACCGCGGATGCCGCTGACTACTCCCTGGGACAGGAGCTCACCGTTGACGGTGTGTTCGCTGCCGGTACCAAGGTTGATGTCATGGGCACCAGCAAGGGTAAGGGTTTCGCCGGTGTTATGAAGCGTCACAACTTCAAGGGTGTCTCCTCCTCTCACGGTTCGCACCGCAACCACCGTAAGCCCGGTTCCATCGGTGCTTCGTCGACCCCCAGCCGTGTCTTCAAGGGCATGCGCATGGCCGGTCGTATGGGTGGCGAACGCGTTACCGTGCTGAACCTCAAGGTGTACTCGGTTGACGCCGACAAGGGCGTCATGCTCGTCAAGGGCGCCGTTCCCGGTGCTCGTGGCCGACTCGTATTCGTCCGCAACGCAGTGAAGGGAGCTTAG
- the rplB gene encoding 50S ribosomal protein L2, with the protein MAIRKYKPTTPGRRGSSVADFAEITRSTPEKSLLRPLSKTGGRNNQGRITTRHIGGGHKRQYRVIDFKRNDKDGVNARVAEIEYDPNRTARIALLHFVDGTKRYIIAPNKLSQGDIIESGAGADIKPGNNLPLKNIPTGTIIHAIELRPGGGAKMARSAGSSVRLVAKEGVYAQLRLPSGEIRNVDARCRATIGEVGNAEQSNINWGKAGRMRWKGVRPTVRGVAMNPVDHPHGGGEGKTSGGRHPVTPWGQKEGRTRHPNKESDKLIVRRRTVGKKRK; encoded by the coding sequence ATGGCTATTCGTAAGTACAAGCCCACGACCCCGGGTCGTCGCGGTTCATCCGTTGCCGACTTCGCGGAAATCACTCGCTCCACCCCGGAGAAGTCGCTTCTGCGGCCGCTCTCCAAGACCGGTGGACGTAACAACCAGGGGCGCATCACGACGCGTCACATTGGTGGTGGCCACAAGCGCCAGTACCGTGTGATCGACTTCAAGCGCAACGACAAGGATGGCGTCAACGCTCGCGTTGCCGAAATCGAGTACGACCCGAACCGCACGGCGCGCATTGCGCTGTTGCACTTCGTTGACGGCACGAAGCGTTACATCATCGCGCCGAACAAGCTCAGCCAGGGCGACATCATCGAGTCGGGAGCCGGGGCTGACATCAAGCCCGGTAACAACCTGCCGTTGAAGAACATCCCCACCGGTACCATCATTCACGCGATCGAGCTGCGTCCGGGTGGTGGCGCCAAGATGGCCCGCTCCGCTGGTTCGTCGGTTCGTCTCGTCGCGAAGGAGGGTGTTTACGCCCAGCTTCGTCTGCCGTCCGGAGAAATCCGTAACGTCGACGCACGCTGCCGCGCAACGATCGGCGAGGTCGGCAACGCCGAGCAGTCGAACATCAACTGGGGCAAGGCCGGCCGTATGCGCTGGAAAGGTGTTCGCCCGACAGTTCGTGGTGTAGCCATGAACCCGGTCGACCACCCGCACGGTGGTGGAGAGGGTAAGACGTCCGGTGGACGTCACCCGGTCACCCCGTGGGGCCAGAAGGAAGGGCGCACCCGCCACCCGAACAAGGAAAGCGACAAGCTCATCGTTCGTCGCCGCACCGTCGGCAAGAAGCGTAAGTAG
- the rplW gene encoding 50S ribosomal protein L23: MATAINKDPRDIIIAPVVSEKSYGLIDEGKYTFIVDPRSNKTEIKLAIESIFKVEVASINTLNRVGKTRRTKFGMGKRKDTKRAIVTLKSGSIDIFTAVG; encoded by the coding sequence ATGGCTACCGCGATTAACAAGGACCCCCGCGACATCATCATCGCTCCGGTCGTCTCTGAGAAGAGCTACGGCCTGATCGACGAGGGTAAGTACACCTTCATCGTTGATCCCCGTTCGAACAAGACGGAGATCAAGCTCGCGATCGAGTCCATCTTCAAGGTAGAGGTCGCTTCGATCAACACCCTGAACCGCGTGGGCAAGACCCGTCGCACCAAGTTCGGAATGGGCAAGCGCAAGGACACCAAGCGTGCCATTGTCACGCTCAAGTCCGGCTCCATCGACATCTTCACGGCCGTCGGCTAA
- the rplN gene encoding 50S ribosomal protein L14: protein MLQQESRVKVADNTGAKELLTIRVLGGSGRRYAGLGDVIVATVKDAIPGGNVKKGDIVKAVIVRTKKETRRPDGSYIKFDENAAVILKADGDPRGTRIFGPVGRELRDKKFMKIISLAPEVI, encoded by the coding sequence ATGCTTCAGCAAGAATCACGCGTCAAGGTTGCCGACAACACCGGTGCCAAGGAACTCCTGACCATCCGCGTTCTCGGAGGCTCCGGCCGTCGTTACGCCGGACTGGGCGACGTCATTGTCGCCACGGTCAAGGACGCCATCCCGGGCGGCAACGTCAAGAAGGGTGACATCGTCAAAGCTGTCATCGTTCGCACCAAGAAGGAGACGCGTCGTCCAGACGGCTCCTACATCAAGTTCGATGAGAACGCTGCAGTGATCTTGAAGGCTGACGGTGACCCTCGTGGCACCCGAATCTTCGGACCGGTCGGTCGCGAGCTTCGCGACAAGAAGTTCATGAAGATCATTTCACTGGCACCGGAGGTTATTTAA